Proteins encoded by one window of Sediminicoccus rosea:
- a CDS encoding response regulator gives MSAKAAPRETPLVRRWGGMFGYRIVVIIAVVLVMAVLAIAYAVQSSRRQVRAETDAAHLTQAIAVGLADQISRTVDTVGFVLSDLMARTQRGEARSLSPDMSNLIQDMPQLRAVLLLDGQGRVVEAMPPALAGREFGASAWFQELLRIRAAGAVGVLRVLPPQPGRLLEEPAADVAWRRWTIPLALARPPSGTPQGEFAVALVNPEYLTAIAATPGEAFGVDIRLYSFEGALLAHGDGRSEAIGQSLPDNWLFRDFLPRREVGSLIGQDAFQRDVTASFAVSRQVPIVIEVAQSRRDIMEPVREQLHIFLLACIAVAVIAGTALALLLRQGQRLAESEALARSASKAKEEFLASMSHEIRTPMNGVIGLSGLLLETRLNQTQRRYAETIQTSADHLMTVLNDILDFSKIEAGEIELEQEMFSPEEQVTNIIELFAPRAAAKDIELVGNIEPSVPAQVIGAPGRFRQILLNLLGNAVKFTDQGWIRVTLSAAPDAPQGGWRLVCAVSDTGIGIDPANIPKLFERFTQADASTSRRFGGTGLGLAISRRLAEILGGGIEAEPRPGGGSVFRFTIAVEVAPTMPEPPELGFVGKRVMVVAQQPINRGIICRQLRGLGAEPTEAEEREGAIARLREAKAAGRPLDAVILDGRLGEESGFGLAQRIREESGPDLRLILLSAGEGTHGPPPFGLFNALLLKPSMPARLREALRHAFRARMPAPEPEPAGGAEISTRMQALVVEDNPVNQFVLTRMLEQAGVGVTLAENGAVALEALAGRRFDAILMDMQMPVMDGLEATRNIRSGDSPNRTTRIIGLTAAVGPVYERQCLEAGMDDYLPKPVVRAALMNALGLAHEEGEAG, from the coding sequence ATGTCCGCCAAGGCCGCCCCGCGAGAAACACCTCTAGTTCGCCGCTGGGGCGGGATGTTTGGCTACCGAATCGTCGTCATCATCGCGGTCGTGCTCGTCATGGCGGTCCTGGCCATCGCTTATGCGGTGCAATCCTCGCGTCGGCAGGTGCGGGCAGAGACGGACGCCGCCCATTTGACCCAGGCCATCGCCGTCGGCCTCGCCGATCAGATCTCCCGCACGGTGGACACGGTCGGATTCGTCCTCTCCGACCTCATGGCACGGACCCAACGGGGAGAGGCCCGGTCCCTCTCGCCCGATATGTCGAACCTCATCCAGGACATGCCGCAGCTTCGTGCGGTTCTCCTGCTGGACGGCCAGGGCCGCGTCGTCGAGGCGATGCCGCCGGCCCTCGCCGGGCGCGAATTTGGGGCCAGTGCCTGGTTCCAAGAGTTGCTGCGCATCCGCGCGGCCGGGGCGGTTGGTGTCCTTCGGGTCCTGCCCCCACAGCCAGGCCGCCTGCTGGAGGAGCCCGCAGCCGATGTGGCGTGGCGCCGCTGGACCATCCCCCTCGCGCTGGCGCGCCCTCCTTCGGGAACGCCTCAGGGCGAGTTCGCGGTGGCGCTCGTGAACCCCGAATATCTGACGGCGATCGCAGCCACACCCGGGGAAGCCTTCGGCGTGGATATTCGCCTCTACAGCTTCGAAGGCGCGCTGCTGGCCCATGGTGACGGGCGCAGCGAGGCGATTGGTCAAAGCCTCCCCGACAATTGGCTCTTCCGTGATTTCCTGCCGCGCCGAGAAGTGGGCTCCCTCATCGGCCAGGATGCATTCCAGCGAGATGTGACCGCGAGCTTCGCGGTGAGTCGTCAGGTGCCGATCGTGATCGAGGTGGCGCAGAGCCGCCGCGACATCATGGAGCCGGTGCGCGAGCAGTTGCACATCTTCCTTCTGGCCTGCATCGCTGTCGCGGTCATCGCCGGCACGGCGCTCGCCCTGTTGCTCCGGCAAGGCCAGCGGCTGGCGGAGAGCGAGGCGCTGGCGCGCAGCGCCTCCAAGGCGAAGGAGGAGTTCCTGGCTTCGATGAGCCATGAGATCCGCACCCCGATGAACGGTGTGATCGGTCTGAGCGGCCTCCTGCTCGAGACCCGGCTGAACCAAACGCAGCGCCGCTACGCCGAGACCATTCAGACATCGGCCGATCACCTGATGACGGTACTGAACGACATCCTGGATTTCTCCAAGATCGAGGCCGGTGAGATCGAACTTGAGCAGGAAATGTTCTCGCCCGAGGAGCAGGTGACCAACATCATCGAGCTCTTCGCGCCGCGCGCAGCGGCCAAGGACATCGAGTTGGTCGGCAACATCGAGCCCAGCGTGCCGGCGCAGGTGATCGGCGCGCCAGGCCGCTTCCGCCAGATCCTGCTCAATCTGCTGGGCAATGCGGTCAAGTTCACCGATCAGGGCTGGATCCGTGTGACACTCTCGGCGGCGCCCGATGCCCCGCAAGGCGGTTGGCGATTGGTGTGCGCGGTGAGTGACACGGGCATAGGCATTGATCCCGCCAACATCCCCAAGCTCTTCGAGCGCTTCACCCAGGCCGACGCCTCCACCAGTCGCCGCTTCGGGGGCACCGGTCTCGGCCTGGCCATTTCGCGCAGGCTGGCTGAAATCCTCGGCGGCGGGATCGAGGCAGAGCCTCGACCGGGCGGCGGCAGCGTTTTCCGCTTCACCATCGCCGTGGAGGTGGCGCCGACCATGCCAGAGCCACCCGAACTCGGCTTCGTCGGCAAGCGCGTTATGGTGGTGGCGCAGCAACCCATCAACCGCGGCATCATCTGCCGCCAGCTGCGTGGCCTCGGCGCAGAGCCGACGGAAGCTGAGGAGAGAGAGGGCGCCATTGCCAGGCTGCGCGAGGCGAAAGCGGCCGGGCGCCCCCTGGATGCGGTAATCCTGGACGGGCGCCTGGGCGAGGAAAGCGGCTTCGGCCTCGCGCAACGCATCCGCGAGGAGAGCGGCCCGGATCTGCGCCTCATCCTGCTCAGCGCAGGCGAAGGCACCCATGGGCCGCCGCCCTTCGGCTTGTTCAATGCGTTGCTTCTCAAACCCTCCATGCCCGCTCGCCTGCGCGAGGCGTTGCGTCACGCGTTTCGTGCACGCATGCCAGCCCCGGAACCGGAGCCGGCCGGCGGGGCCGAGATCAGTACGCGCATGCAGGCGCTCGTTGTCGAAGACAATCCGGTCAACCAGTTCGTCCTGACCCGGATGCTGGAGCAGGCGGGCGTCGGCGTGACACTGGCCGAGAACGGTGCCGTCGCGCTGGAGGCCCTGGCAGGCCGACGCTTTGACGCGATCCTGATGGACATGCAGATGCCCGTGATGGACGGACTGGAAGCGACCAGGAACATCCGATCAGGCGACAGTCCCAACCGGACGACACGCATCATCGGCCTGACCGCTGCCGTGGGGCCGGTCTATGAGCGGCAATGCCTGGAGGCGGGCATGGACGACTACCTGCCCAAGCCCGTTGTGCGCGCCGCGCTGATGAATGCGCTGGGTCTCGCCCACGAGGAAGGCGAGGCCGGCTGA
- a CDS encoding site-specific DNA-methyltransferase, which translates to MPILNWLTRDEDIRSAQRVPYRLLEEVPDLSAGERDSGNMLIQGDNLDALKALLPFYSGRVKCVYIDPPYNTRSAFEHYDDNLEHTQWLALMWPRLEILRDLLAEDGSIWVSIDDNEGHYLKVIMDEVFGRRNFLAEVIWQKRTSRENRAAIGQAHDTILAYGKMPPIEWKAIRNPLSPNLNGFSNPDADPRGPWRSIPFSAQGYRPNQMYVIEGPNGERHEPPRGRCWGATEEVFRRYEAENRVYFPRNGAGRPRIKQFAGEEAGLVPMSLWLAEEVGTNEESKREILRLFEDGSPFGTPKPERLMQRILHIATNPGDLVLDSFLGSGTTAAVAHKMGRRYIGIEMGDHAVTHCVPRLRKVIDAEQGGVSSSVGWQGGGGFRFYRLGPPVFDAEGHIRQDIRFPILAAHVWFSETNRPWDGNGNSPFLGLHGGQAFALLYNGILGDKRPGAGNVLTRATLALIRDAIAQVHPNFAAESPAYPLTIYGEQSRLTPATLDRERITFKQTPYDIKARA; encoded by the coding sequence ATGCCGATTCTGAACTGGTTGACCCGAGACGAAGACATACGCTCAGCCCAGCGCGTCCCCTATCGCCTGCTGGAGGAAGTGCCTGACCTGTCCGCGGGTGAGCGGGATAGCGGCAACATGTTGATCCAGGGTGACAATCTCGATGCGCTGAAGGCGCTACTGCCATTCTATTCTGGCCGTGTAAAATGCGTTTATATCGATCCGCCCTACAACACGCGCTCCGCGTTTGAGCATTACGACGACAATTTAGAGCACACTCAATGGCTGGCGCTGATGTGGCCCCGGCTTGAGATCCTTCGGGATCTGTTGGCCGAAGACGGCTCGATTTGGGTGTCGATCGATGACAATGAGGGGCACTACCTCAAAGTCATCATGGACGAGGTGTTCGGGCGCCGGAACTTCCTCGCAGAAGTTATATGGCAGAAGCGGACCTCCCGTGAAAATCGCGCTGCAATCGGTCAAGCTCACGATACTATTCTTGCCTACGGCAAAATGCCGCCGATCGAATGGAAAGCAATCCGCAACCCCCTCTCGCCCAATCTGAATGGTTTCTCGAACCCGGATGCTGACCCACGCGGTCCATGGCGATCGATCCCCTTTTCCGCACAGGGATACCGGCCAAACCAGATGTATGTGATTGAGGGGCCGAATGGCGAGCGGCACGAACCACCTCGCGGTCGCTGCTGGGGTGCCACTGAAGAAGTATTCCGTAGATACGAAGCGGAGAACCGGGTCTACTTTCCGCGCAATGGCGCCGGTCGCCCACGCATAAAGCAGTTCGCTGGGGAAGAAGCTGGCTTGGTGCCGATGTCTCTATGGCTTGCTGAAGAAGTCGGCACGAATGAAGAGTCGAAACGGGAGATACTCCGGCTGTTTGAGGATGGGTCGCCCTTCGGCACGCCAAAGCCCGAACGCCTCATGCAGCGTATCCTTCACATCGCCACCAACCCTGGCGACCTCGTGCTCGATTCGTTCCTTGGCTCCGGCACGACCGCGGCCGTCGCGCATAAAATGGGCCGGCGCTACATTGGCATCGAAATGGGGGATCACGCAGTCACCCATTGCGTGCCCCGCCTGCGAAAAGTCATCGACGCCGAGCAAGGCGGGGTTTCGAGCAGCGTAGGCTGGCAGGGCGGCGGCGGGTTCCGCTTCTACCGGCTCGGCCCGCCCGTCTTCGATGCGGAGGGCCATATCCGCCAGGATATCCGCTTCCCCATCCTCGCGGCCCATGTCTGGTTCAGTGAGACCAATCGACCCTGGGATGGGAATGGCAATTCACCTTTCCTGGGCCTGCACGGGGGGCAAGCCTTCGCGTTGCTCTACAACGGCATCCTCGGCGACAAGCGGCCGGGTGCAGGCAATGTCCTGACTCGAGCTACCCTCGCGCTGATCCGGGATGCGATCGCCCAGGTCCATCCAAACTTCGCCGCGGAGAGCCCAGCCTATCCGCTCACCATCTATGGCGAGCAATCCCGGCTGACACCCGCAACCCTCGATCGTGAGCGCATCACCTTCAAGCAGACGCCCTACGACATCAAAGCGCGGGCCTGA
- a CDS encoding DEAD/DEAH box helicase, translating into MKLKQYQTGTLSILRRFFEEARVAGPKQAYEALTKEPDQAKRLGRYGGTYTALEALPNAPYVCLRLPTGGGKTILGAHAISIARDAWVEKEYPMVLWLVPSNTIRLQTAEALKNPRHPYRQAMDEAFSGRVRVFDIGDFANIRPHDIRDHCCIVVGTIQTLRVQNTEGRKVYAHNEDMEPHFTGLPKTLPGLETLENGGVKFSFANLMHIHRPLMIVDEAHNAVTGLTRDMQARVNPSAIIEFTATPRLNSNILHSVTAQELKLEEMIKLPIMLKEHDTWQNAVNGAIAARASLAAAAETDADYIRPIILFQAQPKNQEVTVAALKKHLMEVEQIPEAKIAVATGDQRELDGLDLFDRNCPIEYVITVEALKEGWDCSFAYVFCSVSRIQSAVDVEQLLGRVLRMPYAKRRRADALNRAYAFLSEPSFGEAAKTLADKLVAMGFEEDEAKDNIAPVQPDLGDPTTLFGPQERPRPTLRHKLSAAPEVIAALTQHEGVTIHEKEGGQVEIAVSGPLDPAREKAIAETLPETARQGFADAVAAFRADAQALLSPAEMQEPFAVPRLVSEIQGKLEFADTDVFMEFRDWSLLDHSPRMAEGEFAIRETARSFEIDLDGNRITYQFADEQEQLALDIDVAGWTPEALVLWLDRQARQPDIHQGELLRWLRDLVAHLITTRGMHIAALMRCKFILARKVREKLAAIRQQERNGVYQRYLFAPEAKVGVSFDDAFTFKEGMYWDQRRYRGRWRPRKHFLGADNLPAFDGTEDGEEFQCAQAIDSLPTVKFWIRNVARHPNSFWLPTASDKFYPDFVAMLDDGRTLVVEYKGAHLADGADTNEKRLIGELWERQSQGRALFIVVEKSAAARDVRTQLSDKIKT; encoded by the coding sequence ATGAAGTTGAAGCAATACCAGACCGGTACTCTCTCCATCCTCCGCCGCTTCTTCGAGGAAGCCCGCGTGGCAGGGCCGAAGCAGGCCTACGAGGCGCTTACCAAGGAGCCAGACCAGGCGAAGCGGCTGGGCCGCTATGGGGGGACCTATACGGCACTCGAAGCCCTGCCGAACGCGCCCTATGTCTGCCTGCGGCTGCCCACAGGCGGCGGCAAGACGATCCTGGGAGCCCACGCTATCAGCATCGCGCGCGATGCCTGGGTGGAAAAAGAGTACCCGATGGTGCTGTGGCTGGTGCCATCCAACACCATCCGCCTGCAAACCGCCGAGGCCCTCAAGAACCCACGGCACCCCTATCGCCAAGCCATGGACGAAGCCTTTTCCGGCCGCGTGCGCGTCTTCGATATCGGTGATTTCGCGAATATCCGACCGCACGATATTCGCGACCATTGCTGTATCGTGGTGGGCACCATCCAAACGCTCCGCGTGCAGAACACCGAGGGCCGGAAGGTCTATGCTCACAACGAGGATATGGAGCCGCACTTCACCGGGCTGCCGAAAACGCTGCCCGGTCTGGAGACGCTGGAGAATGGTGGGGTCAAATTCTCCTTCGCCAACCTCATGCACATCCATCGGCCGCTGATGATCGTGGATGAGGCGCACAACGCCGTCACCGGCCTCACGCGGGACATGCAGGCCCGTGTGAACCCCTCGGCCATCATCGAGTTCACAGCGACGCCGCGTCTCAACTCCAACATCCTGCACAGCGTCACGGCGCAGGAATTAAAGCTGGAGGAGATGATCAAGCTGCCGATCATGCTCAAGGAACATGACACCTGGCAGAATGCGGTGAACGGCGCCATCGCGGCGCGCGCGTCGCTCGCCGCCGCGGCCGAGACAGATGCCGACTACATTCGTCCCATCATCCTGTTCCAGGCCCAGCCGAAGAACCAGGAGGTCACGGTCGCGGCGCTGAAGAAGCACCTGATGGAGGTGGAGCAGATTCCAGAAGCGAAGATCGCCGTGGCGACCGGCGATCAACGTGAGTTGGACGGGCTCGACCTCTTCGACCGCAATTGCCCCATTGAATACGTCATCACCGTCGAGGCGCTGAAGGAAGGCTGGGATTGCTCGTTCGCCTACGTTTTCTGCTCAGTGTCGCGCATCCAGAGCGCCGTGGACGTCGAGCAGTTGCTGGGCCGGGTGCTGCGCATGCCTTATGCGAAGCGCCGGCGCGCGGATGCGCTGAACAGGGCCTATGCTTTCCTCTCCGAGCCCTCCTTTGGCGAGGCGGCGAAAACCCTCGCTGACAAGCTTGTCGCCATGGGCTTCGAAGAGGACGAGGCAAAGGATAACATCGCCCCGGTTCAGCCAGACCTTGGCGACCCGACCACCCTGTTCGGACCACAGGAGCGGCCACGACCTACCCTGCGGCACAAACTGAGCGCGGCGCCCGAGGTCATCGCCGCGCTGACGCAGCACGAAGGCGTCACGATCCACGAGAAGGAAGGCGGACAGGTAGAGATCGCCGTCTCCGGGCCTCTCGATCCCGCGCGCGAAAAGGCAATTGCGGAAACGCTTCCTGAGACGGCCCGCCAGGGATTTGCTGACGCCGTCGCCGCATTCCGTGCCGATGCACAGGCACTGCTGTCACCCGCCGAGATGCAGGAGCCGTTCGCGGTTCCGCGCCTGGTGTCGGAGATCCAGGGCAAGCTGGAATTCGCGGACACCGACGTCTTCATGGAGTTCCGTGACTGGTCGCTGCTCGATCATTCGCCGCGGATGGCGGAGGGTGAGTTCGCAATCCGTGAGACCGCTCGCAGCTTCGAAATCGACCTGGACGGCAATCGCATCACCTACCAGTTCGCCGATGAGCAGGAGCAGCTCGCGCTCGACATCGACGTAGCCGGCTGGACGCCTGAGGCGCTGGTGCTCTGGCTCGACCGGCAAGCGCGACAGCCGGATATTCACCAAGGCGAGCTCCTTCGATGGCTGCGTGACCTTGTGGCGCATTTGATCACCACGCGTGGGATGCACATCGCTGCGCTGATGCGCTGCAAATTCATCCTTGCCCGCAAGGTCCGCGAGAAGCTGGCTGCCATTCGCCAGCAGGAGCGCAACGGCGTCTATCAACGCTATCTCTTCGCGCCCGAGGCCAAGGTGGGTGTCTCCTTCGATGACGCCTTCACGTTCAAGGAGGGCATGTATTGGGACCAACGCCGCTATCGGGGCCGCTGGCGGCCGCGGAAGCATTTCCTGGGCGCTGACAACCTACCCGCCTTCGACGGTACGGAGGATGGCGAGGAGTTTCAATGCGCGCAGGCCATCGACAGTCTGCCGACTGTCAAATTCTGGATCAGAAATGTCGCGCGCCATCCCAACTCGTTCTGGCTGCCGACGGCCAGCGACAAGTTCTACCCTGACTTCGTCGCCATGTTGGATGACGGGCGCACGCTGGTGGTCGAGTACAAAGGCGCGCATCTGGCGGATGGGGCAGACACGAATGAGAAGCGCCTCATCGGGGAATTGTGGGAACGCCAAAGCCAGGGTCGGGCCCTGTTCATTGTCGTCGAGAAATCGGCGGCCGCGAGAGACGTGCGCACGCAGCTGTCAGATAAGATTAAGACCTGA
- a CDS encoding S8 family peptidase has translation MAEPEDYGARDRPHVSIDTFREVTQYSFPKRSQERKPLRSDYAKHSRALLDQLSRALGSLPAPADDLRLQVAGLKPGTVVELSTLPPAEASRSKAAKVPATLEFPAQDIVVLRTDRKDDRTESALLFVPDEARGYLRDRIAEYGRDPGNAPRPDVDRFEVVETITAAPTQSLFVGAVDFGAQELVWWEIWILGGPGRAERVAVVARGANLDVHADRLLFPDMTVLFVHAAAGALGAFAEHVPGAISEVRRATGTIEAFLDRGGSGVGQHDWVAELAERVVAAPDAAPVVCTLDTGVAADHPLIVPGLKGAWAYDAAWGTDDHAPDGGHGTALAGIVLYGDLDPHMNGTTTVPLTHGVESMKLLPPRGFPATKPPSYGVVTQGAVAQVEIERPGVKRAFCLATSTTDFPPSRPSSWSGALDQVAAGSMPGDAADGVPASDAPKRLVLVATGNVSGGLKVDVVQLQPLEDPSQSWNALTIGGFTRKEPAPTPPPALEPVVPANHRSPFSRGSQSLPDDLTPIKPEVLFEAGNMMSDETGFCGWHQAASLLAPGSAVAVEPLVPFWATSAAAGLAGNFVGQLQAALPELWPETHRALTVDSAAWPQPIRKQLIGRGAHWKTGSKAKKQQILREMGYGVPDVGRAILSARNEATMVAQAEIQPFAVGADGRTGVYNEMHFYDLPWPKAALEQLENEIVMMKVTLSYFIEPNLTGRAATRPDTYRSFGLRFAMKKRGETAVAFRARVNAAQESDGSAAETETDYWLLGPKAVQAGSLHCDLWRGYAIDLAGHDSIAIYPVGGWWKSHIGQRRMEDRGRYALVISISAAGQAVDLHAEVANLVQVKEVEALIG, from the coding sequence ATGGCGGAGCCTGAAGATTACGGCGCGAGAGATCGGCCGCACGTTTCAATCGACACGTTCCGCGAAGTAACGCAGTACAGTTTTCCTAAGCGTTCGCAGGAGCGCAAGCCCTTGCGCTCGGACTACGCAAAGCATTCCAGGGCGCTTCTCGACCAGTTGTCTCGGGCGCTGGGGAGTCTGCCTGCACCAGCGGACGACCTACGACTGCAGGTCGCCGGGCTAAAGCCGGGCACCGTGGTCGAGTTGTCGACGCTCCCCCCTGCCGAGGCCTCGCGCTCGAAGGCGGCAAAGGTTCCGGCAACGCTGGAATTCCCTGCGCAAGACATCGTGGTGCTACGGACCGATCGGAAGGACGACAGGACAGAGAGCGCGCTGCTGTTCGTGCCCGACGAAGCCAGAGGATACTTGCGGGACCGCATCGCCGAGTATGGGCGCGATCCTGGCAATGCTCCGCGGCCGGATGTCGACCGATTCGAGGTCGTCGAAACGATCACAGCCGCTCCAACCCAATCGCTTTTTGTTGGTGCGGTCGATTTCGGTGCGCAAGAGTTGGTCTGGTGGGAGATCTGGATCCTCGGCGGGCCGGGGCGGGCTGAGCGGGTGGCCGTTGTGGCGCGCGGGGCAAACCTCGACGTCCACGCCGACCGCCTACTATTTCCAGACATGACGGTCCTGTTCGTTCATGCTGCTGCGGGCGCGCTTGGGGCATTTGCCGAGCACGTACCGGGGGCGATCAGCGAGGTCCGGCGGGCGACCGGCACCATCGAGGCTTTCCTCGATCGGGGCGGGAGCGGGGTCGGGCAACACGACTGGGTCGCCGAGCTTGCAGAGCGTGTCGTAGCAGCCCCAGACGCCGCGCCTGTGGTCTGCACACTTGATACCGGCGTCGCGGCCGATCACCCGCTTATCGTACCCGGCCTCAAGGGTGCTTGGGCCTATGACGCGGCCTGGGGAACGGATGACCACGCCCCGGATGGTGGGCACGGCACTGCCCTCGCAGGCATCGTTCTCTATGGCGATCTCGATCCGCACATGAATGGGACGACTACCGTGCCGCTTACCCACGGCGTCGAGTCGATGAAGCTGCTGCCGCCGCGAGGTTTCCCGGCTACAAAGCCGCCGAGCTACGGGGTGGTGACTCAGGGCGCAGTGGCCCAGGTTGAAATCGAGCGACCTGGTGTCAAGCGGGCGTTCTGTCTTGCGACATCAACGACCGATTTTCCGCCGAGCCGGCCCTCCAGTTGGAGCGGGGCGCTCGACCAAGTCGCGGCCGGCTCAATGCCGGGCGACGCGGCAGATGGGGTGCCCGCATCCGACGCGCCCAAGCGCCTTGTTCTGGTCGCCACCGGCAATGTGTCCGGCGGCCTGAAGGTCGATGTCGTTCAGTTGCAGCCGCTCGAAGACCCGTCGCAGAGTTGGAATGCGCTGACGATTGGCGGCTTCACGCGCAAGGAGCCTGCGCCGACGCCACCACCAGCGTTGGAGCCCGTCGTACCAGCGAACCACCGCAGTCCCTTCAGCCGAGGCTCGCAATCACTCCCCGACGACCTGACGCCGATCAAGCCGGAGGTGCTGTTTGAGGCCGGCAATATGATGTCGGACGAAACTGGCTTCTGCGGTTGGCATCAGGCCGCGTCGCTGCTTGCGCCGGGCTCTGCTGTCGCAGTTGAGCCGCTGGTCCCGTTCTGGGCGACCAGCGCCGCGGCCGGTCTGGCTGGCAACTTCGTCGGTCAGCTCCAAGCGGCTCTACCTGAGTTGTGGCCGGAGACCCATCGTGCACTGACAGTGGATTCAGCCGCTTGGCCGCAGCCCATCCGCAAGCAGCTGATTGGCCGGGGGGCGCATTGGAAGACGGGCTCGAAGGCTAAAAAGCAGCAGATCCTGCGTGAGATGGGCTACGGCGTTCCTGACGTCGGGAGAGCAATCCTGTCGGCGCGCAATGAGGCAACCATGGTGGCGCAGGCAGAGATCCAACCTTTTGCAGTCGGCGCCGACGGCCGGACAGGCGTCTATAACGAGATGCACTTTTACGACCTGCCTTGGCCGAAAGCCGCCTTGGAGCAGCTCGAGAACGAAATTGTCATGATGAAAGTGACGCTGTCCTATTTCATCGAGCCGAACCTGACAGGCAGGGCGGCGACACGCCCAGATACGTACCGCTCCTTCGGCCTTCGCTTCGCGATGAAAAAGCGCGGAGAAACAGCGGTGGCGTTTCGCGCCCGCGTTAATGCCGCGCAGGAGAGCGACGGGTCGGCAGCTGAAACCGAAACAGATTACTGGCTGCTGGGACCCAAGGCGGTGCAGGCTGGATCGCTCCACTGCGACCTATGGCGGGGCTACGCCATTGATCTGGCCGGGCACGACTCGATCGCAATTTACCCTGTGGGCGGTTGGTGGAAGTCACACATCGGTCAACGACGTATGGAAGACAGGGGCCGTTATGCACTCGTGATTTCGATTTCGGCGGCGGGACAGGCGGTAGACCTGCACGCCGAGGTGGCGAACTTGGTGCAAGTGAAGGAGGTCGAGGCGCTGATCGGCTAA
- a CDS encoding AAA family ATPase, translated as MSTKHLLALLNSHIEGDDEQFLSIALQVAAQEARQGRPEEADRLKRLVQKARDQQRSGRPASGQTPIPLARPRGELQGLVETGYPKVSLASMVLSDGVRERLTRVVRQQQERATLRNHGQVPTTHILLVGPPGTGKTMTASALAGELHLPLFTVRLEALFSRFFGETAGKLRLLFDQIAQTRGVYLLDEFDAIGARRGDSNDVGEIRRVLNSVLAFMEEPNSTDSLVLAATNHVEILDEALARRFDEVIEYGLPDQSAARAILERRLGSFRLSARSWPTIQPALDGLSQAELVRAADAVVKDAILEGATKVSSDALGQALQDRQSLKSKFRRQAGH; from the coding sequence ATGTCGACGAAGCATCTGCTTGCTCTCCTCAATTCGCATATCGAGGGAGATGACGAGCAATTCCTTTCGATCGCGCTACAGGTCGCCGCGCAAGAGGCTCGGCAGGGGCGGCCGGAGGAGGCGGATAGGCTGAAGCGCCTGGTCCAGAAGGCTCGGGATCAGCAGCGCAGTGGTCGGCCGGCCAGCGGTCAGACGCCAATCCCCCTCGCTCGCCCACGCGGTGAACTCCAAGGCTTGGTCGAGACCGGCTACCCCAAGGTCTCTCTTGCCAGCATGGTCTTGTCAGACGGCGTCCGCGAGCGCCTGACCCGCGTGGTACGGCAGCAGCAGGAGCGCGCGACTCTTCGGAACCACGGGCAGGTTCCGACCACGCATATCCTGCTTGTTGGTCCGCCTGGGACTGGCAAGACGATGACCGCGTCGGCGTTGGCCGGCGAGCTGCACCTGCCACTATTCACCGTCCGGCTCGAGGCGTTGTTTAGCCGTTTCTTTGGTGAGACGGCCGGGAAGTTGCGCCTGCTATTCGATCAGATCGCGCAAACGCGGGGCGTTTACCTTCTCGATGAGTTCGATGCGATCGGTGCGCGCCGTGGGGATTCGAACGACGTAGGCGAAATCCGCCGTGTCCTCAATTCTGTGCTTGCTTTCATGGAAGAGCCCAACAGCACGGACAGCCTTGTGCTCGCGGCGACCAATCACGTCGAGATACTAGACGAGGCTCTCGCTCGGCGTTTCGACGAAGTCATCGAATATGGGCTGCCGGACCAGTCGGCCGCACGCGCCATCCTGGAACGGCGCCTAGGTAGTTTTAGGCTGAGTGCCCGCTCCTGGCCGACGATACAGCCCGCCCTCGATGGCTTAAGCCAGGCTGAACTCGTGCGTGCCGCCGATGCAGTCGTCAAAGATGCCATCCTCGAAGGCGCGACCAAAGTGTCGTCGGATGCGCTTGGGCAAGCGCTTCAGGACCGGCAATCCCTGAAGAGCAAGTTCCGCCGCCAAGCTGGCCATTAG